A single region of the Lotus japonicus ecotype B-129 chromosome 4, LjGifu_v1.2 genome encodes:
- the LOC130713022 gene encoding uncharacterized protein LOC130713022: protein MRQEDESNMDKPFGGKVVVLGGDFRQILPVIPKGGRQDIVSATVNSSDLWKYCKVLKLTKNMRLRTTGIPNHKIILKEGAPIMLLRNIDQAASLCIGTRLIVADLGTKVIKATVITGTNIGEDIFIPRMDMVPSVSGYPFKFERRQFPISLS, encoded by the exons ATGAGACAGGAAGATGAAAGCAACATGGACAAACCATTTGGCGGTAAGGTTGTAGTTCTTGGTGGTGACTTCAGACAAATTCTTCCAGTCATTCCAAAAGGTGGAAGGCAAGACATTGTATCTGCTACAGTAAATTCTTCTGATCTTTGGAAATACTGTAAAGTTTTAAAGCTCACTAAAAACATGAGATTACGCACAACAG GAATACCAAATCACAAAATTATATTGAAGGAAGGTGCTCCGATAATGCTATTGAGAAATATAGATCAAGCAGCCAGTTTATGCATTGGAACGCGGCTAATAGTGGCTGATCTTGGAACAAAAGTTATAAAGGCCACTGTAATAACAGGAACCAACATTGGAGAAGACATTTTCATTCCAAGAATGGACATGGTTCCATCTGTCTCCGGTTACCCGTTTAAGTTTGAAAGACGTCAATTTCCGATCAGTCTATCCTAA